The genomic segment attggatccttggtacagccttaaCCCGTGCGGCCTGGAACGGGGGCAGTGTGGAGTGAAAcaaactgctgtgggtctggagtcacgtgtaggccagaccagataaaggatgcagctgggacgactgagtgaatcctttcccacaacggcagtttccttccctcaaaaggGCGTGAATCAGATTGGGGTTTTCTCCCCCCCCgccacagaaaatggtttcaTCGTTAGATTCTGACCGTATTCCAATTCCGCCATCTGCCGCGGTGGTATTCAAACCCAACAGATCCCAGAACTGGGTTAATAGTCCAGTCGATAACGGCACTCGGCAGTCGCTTTGTCAGTCCCCCTGCGATGGCACGTGAAGTCGCTGGTGGCTCCGGAGGTGGGAGGACCgggtgaaggccttcccgcactcagtgcagctgaagggcctctcccccgtatGGACTCGCCGATGGGTCAGCAGGGAggaggaatcgctgaaggccttcccgcactcgggacaCCAGAAGGGCCTCTCACCCGTATGGACTCGCCGGTGGGTCAACAGGGAGGAGGAatagctgaaggccttcccacactcggaacatttgaagggcttttcccccgtgtggacccgctggtgtctcagcagggaGTAGGAATAGCTGAAGGCCTGCCCGCAATCAGGACAGCCGaaaggcctctccccagtgtggacctgctggtgggccagcaaattggaggaacggctgaaggccttcccgcactcggggcagctgaacgGCCTCTTTCCCGTATGGACTCGCCGGTGGGTCAGTAGGGAGGATgaatcgctgaaggccttcccacactcagagcagctgaaaggcctctcctccgtgtggatccgctggtgccGAAGCAGGGTAGAGacctgggtaaagcccttcccgcacttggGACAGgaaaacggcctctccccggtgtggatgCGCTGATGAATCTCCAGGTCAGACGGAGTacggaagcctttcccacagttACCACACCTCCACGGTTTCTCCATGTCCGAAGCTTCAGCCACACGTAAACGCATGTACTGCCTCTCACTGCTGTGAGTTCCTCTTTCCAGGCCGGATAACagtttcaggctccacactccGTGCGCAgcaacagtagggtctctcatccagtcccactgataATGAAAATGTACTGAAATAGGAACCAacaagctttgctccttctcacagaattgTAATAAAAAATCGTGGCTGCCCCAATcgattg from the Chiloscyllium plagiosum isolate BGI_BamShark_2017 unplaced genomic scaffold, ASM401019v2 scaf_91743, whole genome shotgun sequence genome contains:
- the LOC122545363 gene encoding gastrula zinc finger protein XlCGF8.2DB-like, encoding MLPDLLCFSSAALFNTDSPLSAVLTFTSISDSHSIDWGSHDFLLQFCEKEQSLLVPISVHFHYQWDWMRDPTVAAHGVWSLKLLSGLERGTHSSERQYMRLRVAEASDMEKPWRCGNCGKGFRTPSDLEIHQRIHTGERPFSCPKCGKGFTQVSTLLRHQRIHTEERPFSCSECGKAFSDSSSLLTHRRVHTGKRPFSCPECGKAFSRSSNLLAHQQVHTGERPFGCPDCGQAFSYSYSLLRHQRVHTGEKPFKCSECGKAFSYSSSLLTHRRVHTGERPFWCPECGKAFSDSSSLLTHRRVHTGERPFSCTECGKAFTRSSHLRSHQRLHVPSQGD